One bacterium genomic window, GACTCCCTGCTCTTCGCCGCCGGCGCCCTCGCCGGCGCCGGCGCGCTGGAGATCAGGGTCCTGATCCCTTTGCTCATCGCCGCCGCCGTCATCGGCGACAACCTCAACTACGCGATCGGCCGCCATCTCGGCCCGCGCGTCTTCCGGGGCGGCAATCGCTTCTTCAAGCGCGAGCACCTCGACCGCACGCACGCCTTCTACGAGCGGCACGGCGGCAAGACCCTCGTCATCGCCCGCTTCGTGCCCATCGTGCGCACCTTCGCGCCCTTTGTCGCCGGCATCGGCCGCATGCGCTACCTGCGTTTCCTTGCCTTCAGCGGGGGCGGCGGCTGCTTCTGGGTGCTG contains:
- a CDS encoding DedA family protein, whose translation is MDWLGDLVSFVLHVDKHLLELVQAYGGWVYGILFGIVFMETGLVVTPFLPGDSLLFAAGALAGAGALEIRVLIPLLIAAAVIGDNLNYAIGRHLGPRVFRGGNRFFKREHLDRTHAFYERHGGKTLVIARFVPIVRTFAPFVAGIGRMRYLRFLAFSGGGGCFWVLLFTLLGYYFGGLPVVKENFSIAVLAIIGLSLLPMVIETWKARR